One window from the genome of Montipora foliosa isolate CH-2021 chromosome 5, ASM3666993v2, whole genome shotgun sequence encodes:
- the LOC138003153 gene encoding adenosine receptor A3-like — MADQFCRHHLDEIRQIAESHRTTLFSLSVLNFIFLPVATFGNTLAIQALRKTSLLPANMRKLFLSLALSDLGVGLFAHIMLAVVFNMAFTDNLHEPCRVILIFWNVILHILAGASFLNVIAIAVDRFLAVSLHLRYQELVTSKRVTVALIAIWLTSCSSGFVFFTTLNLSVPLALYSIGFLLTTVAYFRVYKVARYHQNRIHNQFQQQNSQATMLLRARKFALNALYIYVVFVACYLPNFCCLLFFVVTGNRRSQSILAAYYATFFFILLNSSLNPLIYCWRYQEVRQIMKSILKKIFLVP, encoded by the coding sequence ATGGCCGACCAGTTCTGCAGACACCACTTGGATGAAATTCGACAAATTGCCGAGTCTCACAGAACAACACTGTTTTCTCTAAGtgtgttaaattttatttttcttcccgTGGCAACCTTTGGAAATACTCTGGCAATTCAAGCGTTGAGGAAAACTTCATTGCTGCCGGCTAATATGAGGAAACTGTTCCTGAGTCTTGCTCTCTCTGATCTTGGCGTGGGATTGTTCGCTCACATAATGCTCGCAGTGGTCTTCAATATGGCATTCACGGACAACCTTCACGAACCCTGTCGTGTGATTTTAATCTTTTGGAATGTTATTCTACATATTCTAGCAGGCGCATCGTTCTTGAATGTTATCGCCATTGCTGTTGACAGATTTCTCGCTGTTTCTCTTCATCTGAGATATCAAGAGCTCGTGACTTCCAAACGTGTTACTGTAGCCTTAATTGCAATATGGCTGACAAGCTGTTCCTctggttttgttttctttacgaCGCTTAACCTGAGTGTTCCACTGGCTTTGTATTCAATCGGATTTCTATTGACAACAGTTGCATATTTTCGTGTGTACAAAGTGGCGAGATATCATCAGAATCGAATTCATAATCAATTTCAGCAGCAAAATTCGCAAGCAACTATGCTCCTTCGCGCGCGGAAGTTCGCCTTGAATGCTCTATATATTTACGTTGTATTTGTTGCCTGTTATCTTCCAAACttttgctgtttgttgttttttgttgtaacAGGTAACAGGCGTAGTCAGTCTATCTTGGCCGCCTATTATGCCACATTTTTCTTCATTCTCCTCAATTCGTCGTTAAACCCTTTGATTTACTGTTGGAGGTATCAAGAGGTGCGTCAAATTATGAAGAGCATATTGAAGAAAATATTCCTTGTTCCCTAG